The proteins below are encoded in one region of Opisthocomus hoazin isolate bOpiHoa1 chromosome 26, bOpiHoa1.hap1, whole genome shotgun sequence:
- the PHOSPHO1 gene encoding phosphoethanolamine/phosphocholine phosphatase: MKRCCEGVGLPCLFKGVGMASPRPPKYLLVFDFDETIINENSDDSIVRAAPGQVLPEHIRQTFREGSYNEYMQRVLAYMGDQGVKMGDFKTVYENIPLSPGMPDLFQFLSKNHELFEIILISDANMFGIECKLRAAGFYSLFRKIFSNPSSFDKRGYFTLGPYHSHKCLDCPGNMCKRKILTEYLAERAQEEVEFERVFYVGDGANDFCPSVTLTSADVAFPRKGYPMHRMTQEMEKQQPGAFQATVVPWESAAEVARYLQEHLKKKC; encoded by the coding sequence GGTGTTGGTATGgccagcccccggcctcccaAATACCTCCTGGTCTTCGATTTCGACGAGACCATCATCAATGAGAACAGCGACGACTCCATCGTCCGGGCGGCGCCGGGGCAGGTGCTCCCGGAGCACATCCGGCAGACCTTCCGCGAGGGCTCCTACAACGAGTACATGCAGCGCGTCCTGGCCTACATGGGGGACCAGGGGGTCAAGATGGGGGACTTCAAGACTGTCTATGAGAACATCCCCCTGTCCCCCGGCATGCCGGACCTCTTCCAGTTCCTCTCCAAGAACCATGAGCTCTTCGAGATCATCCTCATCTCCGATGCCAACATGTTTGGCATCGAATGCAAGCTGAGGGCGGCTGGTTTCTACTCCCTGTTCCGCAAGATCTTCAGCAACCCATCCAGCTTTGACAAGAGGGGGTACTTCACCTTGGGGCCCTACCACAGCCACAAGTGCCTTGACTGCCCGGGCAACATGTGCAAACGCAAAATCCTCACGGAGTACCTGGCGGAGAGAGCCCAGGAGGAGGTGGAGTTCGAGAGGGTCTTCTACGTGGGAGATGGTGCCAATGACTTCTGCCCTTCCGTGACTTTGACTTCAGCTGATGTGGCTTTCCCGCGGAAGGGCTACCCCATGCACCGGATGACCCAAgagatggagaagcagcagcctggagcCTTCCAGGCCACTGTCGTCCCATGGGAGTCAGCTGCAGAAGTCGCCCGCTATCTCCAGGAGCACCTCAAGAAGAAGTGTTGA
- the ABI3 gene encoding ABI gene family member 3, with protein sequence MSELEQLQRRDIPAGRQVLRDHHCNLHRVADYCESNYLQASDKRKALEETMAMSTQSLASVTYQVSSLATAFLRLLDLQAAELRKVEADVSCVAQRVDMHKEKVSRREIGSLTVSKRFLSYQKIMAPPSLPCLEPYYRKPLNFSVLDDIGHGIKDHSTQLSRTGTLARKGIKAAAQAAGTLGRSTRVPEPIQPPVVPEGKLSTASSTSSLMAVSSSGAPSEAIPVPPPPPLPSLSGPSPPPAAAIPPPPPLPGDPALPPPGDLAMPPPDPVPPASDDLEPPPPPPALLDFEDLAPPPPPAAEDPPWAPESYLEKVVALYPYTQQKDNELSFQPGTLLFVTRRYSDGWCEGVVGEEAGFFPGNYVEPF encoded by the exons ATgtcggagctggagcagctgcagcggCGCGACATCCCGGCGGGCCGGCAGGTCCTGCGCGACCACCACTGCAACCTCCACCGGGTCGCCGACTACTGCGAGAGCAACTACCTGCAG GCGAGCGACAAGCGGAAGGCGCTGGAGGAGACGATGGCGATGAGCACGCAGTCCCTGGCCAGCGTGACGTACCAGGTCAGCAGCCTGGCCACCGCCTTCCTCCGGCTGCTGGACCTGCAGGCGGCCGAGCTGCGGAAGGTGGAGGCTGACGTCAGCTGCGTGGCCCAG AGGGTTGACATGCACAAGGAGAAGGTGTCTCGCCGGGAGATCGGCTCATTGACCGTCAGCAAGAGATTCCTGTCCTACCAGAAGATCATggccccccccagcctgccctgcctggAGCCCTACTACAGGAAGCCCCTCAACTTCAGCGTCCTGGATGACATCGGCCACGGCATAAAG GACCACAGCACCCAGCTGTCCCGCACGGGCACCCTGGCTCGGAAGGGGATCAAGGCGGCGGCGCAGGCTGCGGGCACCCTGGG GAGAAGCACCCGCGTCCCCGAGCCCATCCAGCCGCCCGTGGTTCCCGAGGGCAAGCTCTCCAcagcctcctccacctcctcgctGATGGCCGTCAG CTCGAGCGGAGCCCCCAGTGAAGCCATCCCCGTGCCACCGCCACCGCCGCTGCCGTCCCTGTCGGGGCCATCGCCACCACCTGCGGCTGCCATCCCAccaccccctcctctccccggggACCCGGCCCTGCCACCGCCGGGGGACCTGGCCATGCCCCCCCCGGACCCCGTGCCCCCGG CCTCCGATGACCtcgagccgccgccgccaccaccagCTTTGCTCGACTTCGAGGATTtggccccgccaccgccgcccgcCGCAGAGGACCCCCCCTGGGCCCCGGAGAGCTACCTGGAGAAAG TGGTGGCCCTCTACCCCTACACCCAGCAGAAGGACAACGAGCTCTCCTTCCAGCCCGGCACCCTCCTCTTCGTCACGCGGCGGTACTCGGACGGCTGGTGCGAGGGCGTCGTGGGCGAGGAAGCGGGTTTCTTCCCCGGGAATTACGTGGAGCCCTTCTGA
- the GNGT2 gene encoding guanine nucleotide-binding protein G(I)/G(S)/G(O) subunit gamma-T2 isoform X1 — protein sequence MMWLQGKMAQDMTEKELLKMELDQLKKEVKNERQMVSKTGKEIKEYIESMAGEDPLLKGVPEDKNPFKEKGGCTIS from the exons ATGATGTGGTTACAGGGCAAAATGGCTCAGGACATGACAGAGAAGGAGCTGCTGAAGATGGAGCTGGATCAGCTGAAGAAGGAGGTGAAGAACGAGCGGCAAATG GTCTCCAAGACCGGCAAAGAGATCAAGGAGTATATCGAGTCCATGGCGGGCGAGGACCCGCTGCTGAAAGGAGTCCCCGAGGACAAGAACCCCTTCAAGGAGAAGGGCGGCTGCACAATCAGCTGA
- the GNGT2 gene encoding guanine nucleotide-binding protein G(I)/G(S)/G(O) subunit gamma-T2 isoform X2, producing the protein MAQDMTEKELLKMELDQLKKEVKNERQMVSKTGKEIKEYIESMAGEDPLLKGVPEDKNPFKEKGGCTIS; encoded by the exons ATGGCTCAGGACATGACAGAGAAGGAGCTGCTGAAGATGGAGCTGGATCAGCTGAAGAAGGAGGTGAAGAACGAGCGGCAAATG GTCTCCAAGACCGGCAAAGAGATCAAGGAGTATATCGAGTCCATGGCGGGCGAGGACCCGCTGCTGAAAGGAGTCCCCGAGGACAAGAACCCCTTCAAGGAGAAGGGCGGCTGCACAATCAGCTGA